A region of the Oceanihabitans sp. IOP_32 genome:
TATCGCCTTTATGGTTTTTTATAAGACCTCTTTTCGCCAGTTGTGTAAACCCGAGGCCTACGGCAATGGCTGTGCCTATAATGCCGTACATGTGGAAGGATTGAAACCTAAACATTTCGTAGATGCGGTACCACGAAATGGCTTCAGATTTTATGAGAACGATACCAAAAAAGATACCGATGAATAAGAATTTTAGAAATTTCATAATTAAAAAATTAGGGGCAAAATGAAGTTCGCCATAATTAATCCGCCAATAAAGAAACCTATAACTGCAATAAGTGATGGTTTTTGTAAACTGCTTAATCCAGAGATGGCATGTCCAGAGGTACAGCCGCCGGCATAACGTGTGCCAAACCCTACAAGTAAGCCACCAATTATTAAAAGGCTTCCATTTTTTAGGTTGAGGTTTTCTAAACTAAATAGCTCATGAGGGACATATCTAGCTCCAGCATTTTCAAATCCCATGCCTTCCAGTTCTTTAATGGTTGTGGGATTTAAATTGGATATCGCCTCGTTAGATAAATACTGCGTTGCTATATAGCCGCCAATTATAGCCCCTAAAACCACGACTAAATTCCAAATTTGAGTTTTCCAATTAAATTTAAAAAAATCTGAAAATTTTCCAGCACCGCCAATGGAGCATAAAGTTCTTAGGTTAGACGACATACCAAACGATTTACCAAAGTAGAGTAGTAGTGCCATAACTACCGCCATTAACGGGCCAGATACATACCAAGGCCACGGATTTAATAGGTGTTCCATAGATTTTATTAATTTGAATGCAAAGATAAATGGCTTGAGACTTTATTATTATAAAACTTCAATCTTATTTCGGCTAAGCTTAATTTTATTTTCGTTTTCTAATTGCTTAAGTAGTCTGGAAATAACAACCCGCGAGGTATTAAAATCTTCTGCAATATCGAGATGTTTTACAATTATTGATTTCGAATTGTTAATTAGCGTTTTATTAATTAAGTACTTGTACAAGCGCTCGTCCATTCTGGTAAATGCGAGATCGTCTATGGTTTCCAGCATTTCGTTAAAACGTGTTTGGTAACTTTCTAAAATAAAACTTCGCCAGCTTTCGTTGTTATGAAACCACTGTTGCATGAGCTGTACAGGAATCATGACAAGCGTAGAGTCTTTCTCGGCAACGGCGCGTACCTTGCTTTTGGAGGTGCCCATACAACAGGTAAGCGACATGGCACAGGTTTCGCCAGATTCTAGAAAATAAATAAGCAGGTCTTTACCTTCGTTATCTTCTCGAAGCACTTTAACACTGCCACTTAAAAGAAGTGGGATGTATTCTAGGGGCTGCCCAATATCTATAATAATATCATCTTTTTTAAACGATTTAAAAACGCCAG
Encoded here:
- a CDS encoding Crp/Fnr family transcriptional regulator — protein: MAKELLHQKFNQLLDEQLIEQIIASGVFKSFKKDDIIIDIGQPLEYIPLLLSGSVKVLREDNEGKDLLIYFLESGETCAMSLTCCMGTSKSKVRAVAEKDSTLVMIPVQLMQQWFHNNESWRSFILESYQTRFNEMLETIDDLAFTRMDERLYKYLINKTLINNSKSIIVKHLDIAEDFNTSRVVISRLLKQLENENKIKLSRNKIEVL
- a CDS encoding YeeE/YedE family protein, which translates into the protein MEHLLNPWPWYVSGPLMAVVMALLLYFGKSFGMSSNLRTLCSIGGAGKFSDFFKFNWKTQIWNLVVVLGAIIGGYIATQYLSNEAISNLNPTTIKELEGMGFENAGARYVPHELFSLENLNLKNGSLLIIGGLLVGFGTRYAGGCTSGHAISGLSSLQKPSLIAVIGFFIGGLIMANFILPLIF